A stretch of Chitinophagaceae bacterium DNA encodes these proteins:
- a CDS encoding HlyC/CorC family transporter, whose product MTEILIIFGLILVNGIFSMAEIALVSSRKARLEGQANKGDEKARSALKLASHPDVFLSTVQVGITLIGLLTGIFSGEKLKTPIAEYFSRFEWSRNYSEGIATAVIVVVLTYFSLVLGELVPKRIGLARPEYISKHLARPMGWLSRITFPFIWLLTTSTHLIVKLFNLKVTDNQVTEEEIKAMISEGSEHGAIEEEEKDIIERIFHLGDRNITSLMTHRTDIVWFDQLDTVQLFKDRFDVLTYSTYPVCDKQVDDITGVVFVKDILKASPSTLLKDLAKPAIFVPENNSPYQLLEKFKETKIHSCFIVNEYGTLEGMITLNDILEAIVGDVPQSGQEEYGIVNRTDGTFLVDAQIPFYDFLSHFEKTEWMNEGEHDFDTLAGFVLYELKHIPVTGERFDWKGFDFEIIDMDGQRIDKLLVKISEEIKEEMGE is encoded by the coding sequence ATGACAGAAATATTGATCATATTCGGGCTTATCCTGGTTAACGGGATATTTTCCATGGCCGAGATCGCCCTGGTATCATCCAGGAAAGCAAGGCTGGAAGGCCAGGCAAATAAAGGCGACGAAAAGGCAAGATCGGCACTGAAGCTGGCCAGTCATCCGGATGTTTTTCTTTCTACCGTGCAGGTTGGGATAACGCTTATTGGTCTTTTGACCGGTATTTTTTCCGGGGAGAAATTAAAGACCCCCATTGCTGAATATTTCAGCCGCTTCGAATGGTCGAGGAATTACAGCGAGGGGATCGCTACTGCCGTGATCGTTGTGGTGCTTACTTATTTTTCTCTTGTATTGGGAGAACTGGTTCCCAAAAGGATTGGCCTGGCAAGGCCGGAATATATTTCCAAGCATTTAGCCAGGCCCATGGGTTGGCTGAGCAGGATCACGTTCCCTTTTATCTGGTTACTCACCACATCCACCCACCTTATTGTAAAACTCTTCAACCTGAAGGTTACTGATAACCAGGTGACCGAAGAAGAGATCAAAGCCATGATCTCCGAAGGCAGTGAGCACGGAGCCATTGAAGAAGAAGAAAAGGATATTATTGAGCGTATATTTCACCTGGGCGACCGGAACATCACTTCCCTGATGACACACCGTACCGATATCGTCTGGTTCGACCAGCTGGATACGGTGCAGCTATTTAAAGACCGGTTTGATGTGCTTACGTATTCCACCTACCCGGTATGTGATAAACAGGTGGATGATATTACCGGGGTGGTCTTTGTAAAGGATATCTTAAAAGCATCACCGTCAACCCTGCTTAAAGACCTGGCCAAACCGGCGATCTTTGTTCCGGAGAATAACAGCCCGTACCAGTTGCTGGAAAAATTCAAGGAGACAAAAATCCATAGTTGCTTTATCGTAAATGAATACGGTACCCTGGAAGGGATGATTACGCTGAACGACATACTGGAAGCGATCGTAGGCGATGTGCCGCAAAGCGGGCAGGAAGAATATGGGATAGTGAACAGGACCGACGGGACCTTTTTGGTAGATGCCCAGATACCCTTCTATGATTTTTTAAGCCATTTTGAAAAGACGGAATGGATGAATGAAGGCGAACACGATTTTGACACCCTGGCTGGTTTTGTATTGTACGAACTGAAGCATATTCCTGTAACGGGCGAACGTTTTGACTGGAAGGGATTCGATTTTGAGATCATTGACATGGATGGGCAGCGGATCGATAAACTGCTGGTGAAGATATCGGAAGAGATAAAGGAGGAGATGGGGGAATAA
- a CDS encoding HupE/UreJ family protein produces MGDLGFYFEMGWHHIVAWDALDHLLFVLALSAIYLIGNWKQVLVLVTAFTIGHSLTLALSVYDVIRVSDKWVEFLIPCTIVITAVLNLLEKDYEPRSLRLNYFLALFFGLIHGLGFANALRFMLAKDQGIGWSLFGFNIGLEAGQVVVVMGILLAGFLVVNKAGLKRKWWVWSLSVVAFSIAAKMAWERFPA; encoded by the coding sequence ATGGGGGATTTAGGATTTTATTTTGAAATGGGCTGGCATCACATTGTTGCCTGGGATGCTTTGGATCATCTGCTCTTTGTTTTGGCTTTAAGCGCCATTTACCTCATCGGCAACTGGAAACAGGTACTGGTTTTGGTAACTGCTTTCACCATCGGGCATTCGCTCACCCTGGCATTAAGTGTTTACGACGTTATCCGGGTAAGCGATAAATGGGTGGAATTTTTAATACCCTGCACGATCGTAATTACGGCGGTGCTGAACCTGCTGGAGAAGGATTATGAACCCCGGTCGCTGCGGCTGAATTATTTTTTAGCTTTGTTCTTCGGGCTGATACACGGGCTTGGCTTTGCCAATGCCCTTCGTTTCATGCTGGCAAAGGACCAGGGAATCGGGTGGAGCCTTTTTGGATTTAATATAGGACTGGAAGCCGGGCAGGTTGTGGTGGTGATGGGGATATTACTGGCAGGTTTCCTGGTGGTGAACAAAGCAGGACTGAAAAGGAAGTGGTGGGTATGGAGTTTGTCGGTCGTTGCATTCAGCATAGCAGCTAAAATGGCCTGGGAACGTTTCCCGGCTTAG
- a CDS encoding M1 family metallopeptidase — MKQVSAIVLLLFVSICTNAQDIKNNPGSNHGNRFEQLGTILPTPNEYRTASGSPGPKYWQQRCDYDITCELDEPNRRLFGKETVTYYNNSPDVLTYLWLQLDENQHSNTNNSGYQSSNTMPRTITEQDITRYSGKLDKEKEYGVNITRVADASGKLLKYSINKTMMRIELPQSLKPGQSFVFKVDWNYNIIERTKYGGRGGFEYFAEDGNDLYTMTQWFPRLCVYSDFQGWQNHQFVGSGEFALVFGNYKVAMTVPADHVVMSTGQCQNYPAVLSAKELQRWNASQTAKDVTEIVTLDEAKEKEKTKSKAKKTWIFKADMVRDFAWGSSRKFIWDAMPTNVEGKKVMCMSAYGKEAYALYRRYSTKTVAHTIKSYSKFSIPYPYPVAQSLEAANGMEYPMICFNFGRTEKDATGNYSANSTYSEGTKNGMLGVVIHEVGHNFFPMIINSDERQWTWMDEGLNSFVEYLTEELFDNKYPVSKGPAYKIVDYMKLPKDQLEPIMTNSENIIQFGPNAYSKPATGLNILRETIMGRENFDYAFREYARRWAFKHPTPADLFRTMEDASAEDLDWFWRGWFYGTEACDIALDTVKWSVLNTETPAAPNAGTGTRKIPVAKPVLNTFDDISKIRNREDKKIVFATDADESLRDFYWRYDRGLAKIDSTPFEITAPAVTANNYTEAERFAIAGSKYMYELTFSNKGGLVMPIIVEWTFKDGTKQVDRIAVQVWRKNENKVIKTFMKDKEVASILIDPMRETADINTGNNTWPAFAVPSKFQLFKGGGGQPRGAVGGVNPMQKEIKN; from the coding sequence ATGAAACAAGTATCAGCCATTGTGCTTTTGTTGTTCGTCAGCATTTGCACAAATGCCCAGGACATTAAGAACAACCCGGGCAGCAACCACGGTAACCGGTTTGAACAACTGGGAACCATTCTTCCCACACCAAATGAATACCGTACCGCCAGTGGTTCACCCGGTCCCAAATACTGGCAGCAACGTTGCGATTATGATATTACCTGCGAACTGGATGAACCCAACCGTCGTTTATTTGGTAAAGAAACAGTTACTTATTACAACAACTCTCCCGATGTGTTGACCTACCTCTGGCTTCAGCTGGATGAAAACCAGCACAGCAATACTAACAATTCGGGTTATCAAAGCAGCAATACCATGCCCCGGACCATTACGGAGCAGGACATAACCAGGTACAGCGGAAAGCTTGATAAGGAAAAGGAATACGGGGTTAACATAACCCGGGTGGCCGATGCTTCCGGTAAATTACTGAAGTACAGCATCAACAAGACCATGATGCGTATCGAACTGCCCCAGTCACTTAAACCCGGGCAAAGTTTTGTCTTTAAGGTTGACTGGAATTATAACATCATCGAAAGAACAAAATATGGCGGTCGTGGCGGTTTTGAATATTTTGCCGAAGACGGTAATGACCTGTATACGATGACACAGTGGTTCCCACGCCTTTGTGTGTACAGCGATTTCCAGGGATGGCAGAATCACCAGTTTGTGGGTTCCGGCGAGTTTGCACTGGTGTTTGGAAATTATAAAGTGGCCATGACCGTACCGGCCGATCACGTGGTGATGAGTACCGGCCAGTGCCAGAACTACCCGGCGGTTCTATCCGCGAAGGAACTGCAGCGCTGGAATGCTTCACAAACTGCCAAAGATGTTACAGAGATCGTAACCCTGGATGAGGCGAAGGAAAAAGAAAAGACAAAATCCAAAGCAAAGAAGACCTGGATATTCAAAGCCGATATGGTCCGTGATTTTGCCTGGGGTTCTTCCCGTAAATTCATCTGGGATGCCATGCCAACCAACGTGGAAGGAAAGAAAGTGATGTGCATGAGCGCTTACGGAAAAGAAGCCTATGCCCTTTACCGCAGGTACAGCACAAAAACCGTGGCACATACCATTAAGAGCTATTCAAAATTCTCTATTCCATATCCATACCCGGTTGCCCAAAGTTTAGAAGCAGCCAATGGTATGGAATACCCGATGATCTGTTTCAATTTTGGCCGTACAGAAAAAGACGCAACCGGAAACTACAGCGCCAACAGCACGTACAGCGAAGGAACCAAGAATGGTATGCTGGGTGTTGTGATACATGAAGTGGGACATAATTTCTTCCCCATGATCATCAACAGCGACGAAAGACAATGGACATGGATGGATGAAGGCCTGAATTCTTTTGTTGAATACCTGACGGAGGAATTATTTGATAATAAATACCCGGTCAGCAAAGGACCTGCTTACAAGATCGTTGATTACATGAAGCTGCCTAAAGACCAATTGGAGCCCATCATGACAAACAGCGAGAACATCATCCAGTTTGGTCCCAATGCATACAGCAAGCCGGCAACCGGTTTGAATATCCTGCGTGAGACCATCATGGGAAGGGAGAATTTTGATTATGCGTTCCGGGAATATGCAAGACGCTGGGCATTCAAACATCCAACACCTGCCGACCTGTTCCGTACCATGGAAGACGCAAGTGCTGAAGACCTGGATTGGTTCTGGAGAGGCTGGTTCTATGGAACCGAAGCCTGCGATATTGCATTGGATACCGTAAAATGGTCGGTACTTAATACCGAAACGCCTGCTGCACCCAATGCCGGTACCGGTACCAGGAAGATCCCTGTAGCAAAACCGGTGTTAAATACCTTCGATGATATCTCCAAGATCCGAAACAGGGAAGACAAGAAGATCGTGTTTGCCACCGATGCCGATGAATCCTTAAGGGATTTTTACTGGAGGTACGACCGCGGACTTGCAAAAATTGACAGTACCCCATTTGAAATAACTGCCCCGGCCGTAACAGCAAACAATTATACAGAAGCCGAACGTTTTGCCATTGCCGGGAGCAAGTATATGTATGAACTTACCTTCAGCAACAAAGGCGGACTGGTGATGCCCATCATCGTTGAATGGACATTCAAGGACGGCACCAAGCAGGTGGACAGGATAGCGGTACAGGTTTGGCGCAAGAACGAGAATAAAGTGATCAAAACCTTTATGAAGGATAAAGAGGTAGCATCCATTCTGATCGACCCGATGAGGGAAACTGCCGACATTAACACGGGTAATAACACCTGGCCTGCTTTTGCAGTGCCAAGTAAGTTCCAGTTGTTCAAAGGAGGCGGTGGCCAGCCAAGGGGAGCCGTTGGCGGAGTGAACCCGATGCAGAAAGAAATAAAGAATTAA
- a CDS encoding tail fiber domain-containing protein, translating to MKHHLAHKFKSIVLYSAACLFILPPLKTGAQSLAVNTTGATANASSILDVSSTNKGVLIPRVALTGTTDVTTIASPATSLLIYNTVTVSNVTPGYYYWNGSAWAKVVSGTAWSLTGNNGTSAATNFIGTTDNVAFSFRVNNQKAGLIDVNSNLFLGYQAGNVNTGIENTGIGFQALYTNTIGSSNTAMGTYALASAIDGVANTATGAWALGFSSQSAFNSAFGFNAMTHVSTGSNNSAFGAYALDGSPFMTGNDNTAMGYQALNKNFDGNKNAAYGREALFNNLGGNENTGIGYQALSSNFSGNYNTATGSQALKGNGSGSYNVANGYQALNTGSGSYNTAIGYSAMGGSGSGSNNTAVGNTTLPLNSTGIDNTAAGSLALAENTTGSTNTAVGSNALRTNHNASNNVAVGYNALAGTNNDGNTAVGTNTGLNGSNGTNCTFIGYQAGINSGGLTNATAIGYNATVTSNNSLVLGDIGNISVGIGISNPSDVLHVKGAGEHQVTIEAYALPVGLLFKEAGADAGRIQHHGSGSYLQIQDYTAGWFETGLVINQGSVGIGTTGPTAKLSVNGTANNATGVWAVFSDERIKTVTGNFTDGLNVIKRINPVMYAYTDKAPYRTDDVQIGILAQDLEKVAPYMVSKRSYKEFSDLREVNNQAYVFLLINAVKEQQNKIEELERSLKELSLKIK from the coding sequence ATGAAACACCACCTGGCCCATAAATTTAAAAGCATTGTATTGTATTCTGCGGCCTGTTTATTTATTCTGCCGCCCCTGAAAACCGGTGCACAAAGCCTTGCAGTGAACACGACCGGGGCCACGGCCAATGCATCTTCCATACTGGATGTAAGCAGCACTAACAAAGGCGTACTTATCCCCAGGGTGGCTTTAACAGGAACAACGGATGTAACAACGATTGCAAGTCCTGCCACCAGCCTGCTCATCTATAATACCGTAACCGTGAGTAATGTAACACCCGGTTATTATTACTGGAATGGATCGGCGTGGGCAAAGGTTGTTTCCGGTACTGCCTGGTCATTAACCGGCAACAACGGAACATCTGCAGCAACAAATTTCATCGGCACTACCGATAACGTAGCGTTTAGTTTCCGGGTCAATAATCAAAAAGCCGGATTGATCGATGTAAACAGTAACCTGTTCCTTGGTTACCAGGCAGGTAATGTGAATACGGGTATTGAGAATACAGGCATAGGTTTCCAGGCGCTTTATACCAATACAATTGGATCCAGTAATACGGCAATGGGTACTTATGCGCTTGCTTCAGCCATAGACGGGGTTGCCAATACCGCAACCGGCGCCTGGGCACTTGGTTTTAGCAGCCAGAGCGCATTTAATTCTGCATTTGGGTTTAATGCAATGACACATGTTTCAACAGGATCGAATAATTCAGCATTCGGCGCTTATGCACTTGATGGTTCACCGTTCATGACAGGAAACGATAACACAGCAATGGGATACCAGGCGCTTAACAAGAACTTTGATGGCAATAAGAATGCAGCTTATGGAAGAGAAGCATTATTTAATAACCTGGGTGGTAATGAGAATACGGGTATCGGTTACCAGGCGCTTTCTTCCAACTTCAGTGGCAACTATAATACAGCAACCGGATCACAGGCCCTGAAAGGGAACGGATCAGGAAGTTATAATGTGGCCAACGGGTACCAGGCCCTCAATACCGGGAGCGGATCGTACAACACGGCCATTGGTTATTCTGCTATGGGAGGATCCGGCAGCGGTTCTAATAATACAGCAGTGGGGAATACAACACTTCCCTTGAATTCCACCGGAATTGATAATACCGCTGCAGGATCTTTGGCACTTGCAGAAAACACTACCGGTTCAACCAATACTGCCGTGGGAAGCAACGCACTAAGGACAAACCATAACGCCAGTAATAATGTAGCCGTTGGTTATAATGCGTTGGCGGGTACCAATAATGATGGAAACACGGCTGTAGGAACAAATACCGGACTTAACGGAAGTAATGGAACCAACTGTACCTTCATCGGCTACCAGGCAGGCATCAATTCCGGAGGCCTTACCAATGCAACAGCCATCGGTTATAATGCAACGGTCACTTCAAATAATAGCCTGGTGCTGGGCGATATAGGCAATATCAGCGTGGGTATTGGTATTTCAAATCCTTCCGATGTGCTGCATGTGAAGGGAGCAGGGGAACACCAGGTTACCATTGAAGCATATGCCTTACCTGTGGGACTGCTTTTTAAAGAAGCCGGTGCAGATGCAGGCCGGATACAACATCATGGAAGCGGAAGTTATCTCCAGATCCAGGATTATACAGCAGGCTGGTTCGAAACAGGACTCGTGATAAACCAGGGCAGTGTGGGCATCGGTACAACAGGGCCCACCGCAAAATTATCTGTCAATGGTACGGCCAATAATGCCACGGGGGTCTGGGCGGTATTTTCTGATGAACGGATCAAAACAGTTACCGGTAATTTTACGGATGGACTGAATGTGATCAAAAGGATCAACCCGGTGATGTATGCATACACAGACAAAGCGCCTTACAGAACGGATGACGTGCAGATAGGCATTTTGGCCCAGGACCTGGAGAAGGTCGCCCCATACATGGTATCAAAAAGATCATATAAGGAGTTCAGTGACCTGCGGGAGGTGAACAACCAGGCTTATGTGTTTCTCCTGATCAACGCGGTAAAGGAACAGCAGAATAAGATCGAGGAACTGGAAAGATCATTGAAAGAGCTTAGCCTGAAGATCAAATAA
- a CDS encoding esterase family protein — protein sequence MKGAVKFIFLCVCICFFSATANAGTVDTVSIYSNSMHRQIKAVLIKPGSYQNKSKRFPVVYLLHGYDGWYSNWIIRAPELKNHADTYQTIIVCPDGAVSSWYFDSPVDKNYRYETYITVDVVRYVDKNYRTIADRNHRAITGLSMGGHGALFLALRHSNIFGAAGSMSGGLDLKEVGYRFDLPKRIGDTVRYAKNWQDLSILGLAEKYTGTKLKIIFDCGVNDIFIGGNRRLHQKMLALKIPHQYTERAGAHNWDYWRSSVPYHLAFFRDFFNKK from the coding sequence ATGAAAGGAGCAGTAAAATTTATTTTCCTGTGCGTATGCATATGTTTTTTTTCAGCGACTGCAAATGCAGGTACGGTCGATACGGTTTCCATCTACAGCAACAGTATGCACAGGCAGATAAAAGCGGTGCTGATAAAACCAGGCAGCTATCAAAATAAGTCCAAAAGGTTTCCGGTGGTTTATCTCCTGCATGGTTATGATGGCTGGTACAGCAACTGGATCATCCGGGCACCGGAGTTAAAGAACCATGCAGACACGTATCAAACCATCATTGTTTGCCCGGACGGAGCAGTGAGCAGCTGGTATTTCGACAGCCCGGTTGATAAAAATTACCGCTACGAAACATATATCACCGTTGACGTGGTGCGATACGTTGACAAGAACTACCGGACCATCGCCGATAGGAACCACCGGGCCATCACCGGGCTCAGCATGGGCGGGCACGGCGCTTTATTCCTTGCCCTGCGGCACTCCAATATCTTTGGCGCTGCCGGGAGTATGAGCGGCGGGCTTGACCTCAAAGAAGTAGGGTACCGGTTTGACCTGCCCAAACGGATAGGGGATACGGTCCGTTATGCGAAGAACTGGCAAGATCTGTCTATCCTGGGCCTGGCAGAAAAATATACCGGCACAAAGCTGAAAATAATATTCGACTGCGGGGTCAACGATATTTTCATCGGGGGCAACCGCAGGCTGCATCAAAAAATGCTTGCCCTCAAAATTCCCCACCAGTATACGGAAAGGGCCGGTGCTCACAACTGGGATTACTGGCGCAGTTCTGTGCCGTACCACCTGGCCTTCTTCCGGGATTTTTTCAATAAAAAATAA
- a CDS encoding glycoside hydrolase family 97 protein: MPFKRILLVVISLFAGYGIHAQSKTIVNSPGKNIQLGFWLSDKGTPMYELTYKTRAVLLPSSMGFELKKTMTDEALPALTEGLAIISSTQTSNDTKWKPVWGDVKEIRENYNQLVVGLSQGGDKAIRFNIIFKVFDDGLGFRFEFPEQKNLAHFIVKDEKTQFHLAGDHKAFWIPGDFDSNEFNPNTSNLSEINAEDPKYAANIYAHTFFDKHAAQTPLMMKSKDGLYINIHEAALVNYPAMNLLINKSDFTLTSVLVPDALGNKAYLQAPAKTPWRSIIVSDKATDILASHTILNLNDPSVIKDPSWIKPIKYVGVWWEMHIGKSTWDYAGSQNATSFDAAGLKPTGKHGATTANVKRYIDFAAGHGFDGVLVEGWNTGWEDWFGQFKENVFDFVTPYPDFDVKELQRYAASKKVKIIMHHETSASVTNYERQMDTAYRFMKKFGYAAVKTGYVGHIIPRGEHHDGQWMVNHYVRVAKKTASYKIMLNAHEPVRPSGLHRTYPNWLSCEAARGMEFNAWSDGNRPEHDVILPFTRFMGGPMDYTPGIFQLELNYWDKNKKETIHTTLAKQLALYVTICSPLQMAADLPEAYEKKMDAFQFIKDVAVDWDDSKYLEAEPGDYITVARKAKGKDNWFIGSITDENARTTTVDLGFLDAGKKYTATIYADADEASYDKNPAAYKITKQVVDNKTILTLKLATSGGCAISLVPVK; encoded by the coding sequence ATGCCTTTTAAGAGAATCCTTCTTGTTGTTATTTCCCTGTTTGCTGGTTACGGAATTCATGCCCAGTCCAAAACCATTGTCAACTCGCCCGGTAAGAATATTCAACTGGGTTTCTGGTTGAGTGATAAGGGTACCCCCATGTATGAGCTGACGTATAAGACCAGGGCCGTGCTGCTTCCTTCTTCCATGGGATTTGAATTGAAGAAGACCATGACGGACGAGGCATTGCCGGCGCTTACAGAAGGGCTTGCCATCATTTCATCCACCCAAACCAGCAACGATACAAAATGGAAACCCGTATGGGGAGATGTGAAAGAGATCCGGGAAAATTACAACCAGCTGGTCGTGGGACTTTCGCAGGGGGGTGACAAAGCCATCCGCTTCAACATCATCTTTAAGGTGTTCGATGACGGGCTTGGTTTCCGTTTTGAATTCCCCGAGCAGAAGAACCTGGCACATTTTATTGTTAAAGATGAGAAGACACAGTTTCACCTGGCCGGCGATCATAAAGCATTCTGGATACCCGGCGATTTTGACAGCAATGAATTCAATCCAAACACCAGCAACCTGAGTGAGATCAATGCAGAAGACCCGAAATATGCTGCCAATATCTATGCCCATACATTCTTTGATAAACATGCGGCGCAAACCCCGCTGATGATGAAATCAAAGGATGGCCTGTACATCAACATCCACGAAGCTGCCCTGGTGAATTACCCTGCCATGAACCTGCTCATCAATAAATCGGATTTCACACTTACCTCTGTCCTGGTCCCGGATGCATTGGGCAACAAGGCTTACCTGCAGGCCCCTGCAAAAACACCCTGGCGCAGCATCATCGTTTCGGATAAAGCAACAGACATCCTTGCTTCGCATACCATCCTCAACCTGAATGATCCTTCTGTTATCAAAGACCCATCCTGGATCAAACCCATCAAGTATGTGGGGGTATGGTGGGAGATGCATATTGGTAAATCAACCTGGGATTATGCCGGCAGCCAGAATGCCACCAGTTTTGATGCAGCCGGCCTGAAACCAACCGGTAAGCATGGCGCCACCACGGCCAATGTAAAACGGTATATTGATTTTGCGGCCGGGCATGGTTTTGACGGCGTGCTGGTGGAAGGATGGAATACCGGTTGGGAAGACTGGTTCGGGCAGTTCAAGGAAAACGTGTTTGACTTTGTAACGCCCTATCCTGATTTTGACGTGAAGGAATTGCAACGCTATGCTGCTTCTAAAAAAGTGAAGATCATCATGCACCACGAAACCTCTGCTTCGGTCACCAATTACGAACGGCAGATGGATACCGCTTACCGCTTCATGAAAAAATTCGGTTACGCTGCAGTGAAGACAGGGTATGTTGGTCATATCATTCCCCGTGGCGAACACCACGACGGGCAATGGATGGTGAACCATTATGTGCGGGTGGCAAAGAAAACAGCTTCCTATAAGATCATGCTCAATGCACATGAGCCCGTTCGCCCCAGCGGTTTGCACCGTACCTATCCCAACTGGCTTTCCTGTGAAGCTGCCAGGGGCATGGAGTTCAATGCATGGAGTGATGGCAACCGGCCCGAACACGATGTGATCCTTCCTTTTACCCGTTTCATGGGCGGGCCGATGGATTATACGCCGGGCATTTTTCAGCTGGAACTGAATTACTGGGATAAGAATAAAAAAGAGACCATTCACACCACGTTGGCAAAACAACTGGCTTTGTATGTCACCATCTGCAGCCCGTTGCAAATGGCGGCCGACCTGCCGGAGGCGTACGAAAAGAAAATGGATGCCTTCCAGTTCATCAAAGATGTGGCCGTGGATTGGGACGACAGCAAGTACCTGGAAGCTGAGCCCGGCGATTACATTACTGTGGCAAGAAAGGCAAAAGGGAAAGACAACTGGTTCATCGGTTCTATCACCGATGAGAATGCACGGACAACAACGGTTGACCTGGGATTCCTGGATGCCGGTAAAAAATACACGGCCACCATTTATGCCGATGCCGATGAAGCCAGTTACGACAAGAACCCGGCAGCCTATAAAATAACCAAACAGGTGGTGGATAATAAAACAATATTGACCCTGAAACTGGCAACCAGTGGCGGATGCGCCATAAGCCTGGTGCCGGTTAAATAA